One Chryseobacterium indoltheticum DNA segment encodes these proteins:
- a CDS encoding tetratricopeptide repeat protein: MKKHLLILTLFVTSFSFLSAQDKKIAEECFKKADYQCAEEQYSKLVLSEHIQKYQSEYYVNLGTAQRRLGKTTLAFKSYESALKSNPKSIAVYENLASLHNQKGNRNKALEYANTGIMLEPENAEIYLIRSKIYNNLGKKDLAMEDLKHILTFAPDNIFARIGLANLKKNKGDLEGALKEYNQLLTEKPESLLYNGRADIYLKMKKSKEALADINKAISIDPKFSQSYVTKAIILFDSAKDKEACSNLDKAVALGHEKGLLTEFAGKCKK; the protein is encoded by the coding sequence CTCAGGATAAAAAAATTGCTGAAGAATGTTTTAAAAAAGCCGATTACCAATGCGCTGAAGAGCAATATTCGAAGTTGGTGCTTTCAGAACATATTCAGAAATATCAATCAGAATATTACGTTAATTTAGGAACTGCACAGAGAAGATTAGGTAAAACAACTTTGGCTTTTAAATCCTATGAATCTGCTTTAAAATCAAATCCTAAATCTATCGCTGTTTACGAAAATCTTGCTTCTTTACATAATCAAAAAGGAAATCGCAACAAAGCTTTAGAATATGCCAATACAGGAATAATGCTCGAACCTGAAAACGCTGAAATTTATTTAATTCGATCCAAGATTTACAATAATTTAGGCAAAAAAGATCTGGCGATGGAAGATTTAAAACACATTCTCACTTTTGCTCCGGATAATATTTTTGCAAGAATAGGTTTGGCAAATCTTAAAAAAAATAAAGGAGATCTTGAAGGTGCTTTAAAAGAATACAACCAATTACTCACTGAGAAGCCAGAGTCTTTATTGTATAACGGAAGAGCCGATATCTATCTGAAAATGAAAAAATCAAAAGAAGCTTTGGCAGACATCAATAAAGCGATTTCTATCGATCCTAAATTTTCTCAGTCTTACGTCACAAAAGCAATAATTTTATTCGATTCAGCAAAAGATAAAGAAGCGTGTTCCAATTTAGATAAAGCTGTTGCTTTAGGACATGAAAAAGGTTTATTAACAGAGTTTGCAGGAAAGTGTAAAAAATAA